ACGCTTCATCTCTCAAATCGCCTGTATAAAGCTTCGCACCGTCTAAAACCGCTTCAATGTGCCCTTTTTGCAGACTGTCTGCCACGATCACCTTTTCCCCGCGATCCAGCAGCTCTGACACTGCATGGCTTCCAATGTAACCCGCTCCGCCGCAAACTAAAATCGACATGTCTCTTCCTCCTTAAATATGAATAATTTCTCTTGCTCCATCTCCAACTTCAACTACATAGAACTCTGGGGTAAGCCCCGTTTCTTTTTTATAGACAGCGCCTGCCTCTGAGATAAACGTCTGGACAGCTGATTTCTGAACAATGCTGACGGTGCAGCCGCCGAATCCTGCTCCGGTCATTCTGGAGCCGATTACACCCGGCAGTTTCCATGCGATTTCGACCATGGCATCGAGTTCTTTCCCGGTTACTTCGTAGTCATCCCTTAAAGACAGATGGGAATCATTCATTAATTGTCCGAATCCCTCTTCATCGCCAGCATGGAGCTTCTTAACTGCCTGTAATGTACGAATGTTTTCAAGCACCGCATGTTTTGCTCTTTTGCGGTCTGTTTCGTTTTCAATGAGATGCTGATTTTCTTCAAATTCTTCTGCTGTTAAGTCTCCAAGTGAATGGATATCAAGCTTAGTTTGCAGATTTTTCAGTGCACGCTCGCACTCTGACCGGCGCTCATTGTATTTAGAATCTGCCAGTGTTCTTCGTTTCCCTGTATTGGAAATCACGAGAACAGAATCCTTCAGCTCAAGCGGGCTGTACTGATATTCAAGAGTCTGGCAGTTTAGCAGAACCGCCGAGTCCTTTCTGCCCATGCCGATCGCGAACTGGTCCATAATGCCGCAGCTGACTCCGATAAATTCATTTTCTGCATGCTGACTCATTTTGACAAGCTCTAATCGATCAATCGATGATCTTGTCAGCTCGTTTATCATGACAGCAGAAGCAAGTTCGATGGAAGCAGAGGAGGAAAGGCCTGCACCATTCGGGATGTTGCCGAAAAACAGAACATCCAGTCCATGAATCAGCCGGATTCCCTTCAGGCTGAACTCCTTCAGGACTCCTTTCGGATAGTTCGCCCAATCATGCTCTTCCTTATATAGGAGGTCATCCGCCTGAAATTCAATCATGCCTTTATCTTCAAAGTTCATGGAATAGAGACGCATCATCTGATCACTTCTCTCTCTAACCAAGCAATACGTCCCTACATTAAGCGCACAGGGAAAAACATGACCGCCATTATAATCCGTATGTTCACCTATTAAATTCACTCTTCCTGGAGCAAAGAAAATTCTTGGTTCTGTACCTTTGCCGAATACTTCATTAAATTGATTAATTAACTGTGTATGCATACGTCACCCACCTGACATTCTATAAAAGTTATTCATTGAAAACGTATTCAATATCTACTTTCATTGTAGAGGTGTGAACAGGGGATGACAATGGTAAAATAGTTAAGAACTTAAGGTATTTTTTTGCTTGCGGGGAATCCTGTTGCTTCGTATGGCTTCAACGCATATTTGACTTTTGCGTCATAATCATTCAATCCATAAAACAATCTTTTTTTGCTTGGAGGGGGATCTATTATGTCAGATTCACAGTACGGAGCGGTCGCCTTCCGCTTTAAAGAGGAGTCAATCAATCATCTTGCTCAGCTCTGGTCAGTCGGGTGGGACTTGCAGTCATCTCCGATTTATTCCTGGAGCGGTACAGAGCGCAAGGATCTTGGCAAGGTCATTTTTCAGGTCACCTTATCCGGCTATGGGGAAATTCAAATAGATGGCAGGACGCATCGTGTTCAGCCCGGTCAGGCTTTTATTGTAAAAAGCCCGAGTGATTACCGTTATTATTTGCCTGAAACAAGCGAAAAGTGGGAGTTTATGTATGTAACGCTTTTTGGCAAGGAAGCGGATCGCTGCTTCGAACACATTAAGGAAAAAACGAACCAGGTCATCCGGTTTCATCCTGAATCTGTTCCAGTCAAGCTTGTTAAACAGATCTATGATGAAGCCAACAGCAAAAATATAACGTCCGCTTATAAAGGCTCAAGTCTTGCTTATCAATTCATAATGGAGCTTTACGAATATGTATCTGCGATGGACAGGGAAATGGAAGACTGGCCTGAAAGCATAGTCAGTGCTGTCCTGTTTGCCAGACATTCGTACCACAATCCCATCGGTCCTGATGAAATGGCGGATGCATCCGGGCTCTCCCGTTACCATTTCACAAGAATCTTTAAGAAAAATACAGGTCTCACACCGATTCAGTATTTAACGAATATCCGCATTGCAAAGGCGCTTGAGCTTCTTTCCCACACCAAATATACAATTGAGGAAATTGCTGTACTAGTAGGCTATACGAACGCAAATTATTTAAATAAGGTGTGCCGGAAAGTTACAGGTAAATCCCCAGGACAGCTCAGAAAAGAAAAAGCCGGGTGGCAGCAGGATAAATTCATTCAGGAATAGACTTACGCATCAATTTCAATCGTCAGCGAACCCTTTGAGTGGACAATTTTCATGCTGGTCCCAGGCGTCATAATATTTTCAAAAATATCCTTGGCCGTTTGAAGAGCAAGCTCCATCCGTTCCGCTTTCTCCGCTTCTTCTTCGTTCAATTCACTTTGACGAAGGGCGGAAAGCACTTGCTCGTGGTCTTTCTCCAAACGCTCATAAATTTCATCGTATAAGGCTTGAATTTTCATCGCGCTCACCTGCTTCTCATCCATTTGTGGCCTATTATATCATGATTTAGAGGACGAAAAAAAACCGCCGGACCCATGTCCGGCGGCACTCCTCGTTATCCATTTGCAAATCCGGCTGATGAGAAGAGTACATAGACGGTAATCATGGCAACAACCGCCGCAAAGCCCATTGGATACAGGAGCTTCCAAGGCGTCATATCCACGACCTTCTCATCTTCAAGCTCATAGACCGTGTCCTTAGGCCAGATCTTTCCGATCAGGAGCATCAGTCCGACACACAGAACAAACAATACAGCAAGAATGTGAAGGAAATGAATTCCCGTATCCCAAACAAGCTGGGTGATTGCATAAACCGAAATGAACAGCGCCAGCGAAATTTTCGCAGCAATGGCCGGCACCCGTTTCGTTGCATATCCAACAATGATAATGGTCAGAATCGGCACATTATAGAATCCGTTTACAATCTGGAGATACTGGAAAAACCCTTGTGGAACAAACATGATCAGCGGTGCCACGCACATGGCAAATATAGCAAGAAACGTACCGACAATTTTCCCGTTTTTCACAACCTGTGCATCCGTTGCATTCGGACGAACAAAAGGCTTGTAAATGTTTAACGCAAAAAGTGTAACCGATGAGTTTAATGCAGAATTAAAGGAGGATAATATCGCTCCAAACAATACGGCTGCAAAGAACCCGACAAGAGGAGTAGGAAGTACATGGTTTACAAGCTTCGGATAAGCCTCCATCGGTTCCAGTCCAGGACCAAAAATATTATAAGCGATGATTCCCGGCAGGATTAGAAAGACAGGTCCCAAAAGTTTCAGAAATGCTGTAATGACAAGCCCTTTTTGCCCCTCTTTCAGATTTTTGGCGGCAAGCGCCCTTTGAATAATATGCTGTGCTGTTCCCCAATAAAAAAGGTTAACAAGCAGCATTCCCGTAA
The Metabacillus sp. FJAT-52054 genome window above contains:
- a CDS encoding galactokinase encodes the protein MHTQLINQFNEVFGKGTEPRIFFAPGRVNLIGEHTDYNGGHVFPCALNVGTYCLVRERSDQMMRLYSMNFEDKGMIEFQADDLLYKEEHDWANYPKGVLKEFSLKGIRLIHGLDVLFFGNIPNGAGLSSSASIELASAVMINELTRSSIDRLELVKMSQHAENEFIGVSCGIMDQFAIGMGRKDSAVLLNCQTLEYQYSPLELKDSVLVISNTGKRRTLADSKYNERRSECERALKNLQTKLDIHSLGDLTAEEFEENQHLIENETDRKRAKHAVLENIRTLQAVKKLHAGDEEGFGQLMNDSHLSLRDDYEVTGKELDAMVEIAWKLPGVIGSRMTGAGFGGCTVSIVQKSAVQTFISEAGAVYKKETGLTPEFYVVEVGDGAREIIHI
- a CDS encoding AraC family transcriptional regulator, with product MSDSQYGAVAFRFKEESINHLAQLWSVGWDLQSSPIYSWSGTERKDLGKVIFQVTLSGYGEIQIDGRTHRVQPGQAFIVKSPSDYRYYLPETSEKWEFMYVTLFGKEADRCFEHIKEKTNQVIRFHPESVPVKLVKQIYDEANSKNITSAYKGSSLAYQFIMELYEYVSAMDREMEDWPESIVSAVLFARHSYHNPIGPDEMADASGLSRYHFTRIFKKNTGLTPIQYLTNIRIAKALELLSHTKYTIEEIAVLVGYTNANYLNKVCRKVTGKSPGQLRKEKAGWQQDKFIQE
- a CDS encoding solute:sodium symporter family transporter, with protein sequence MNVLTIFSFIFFTGLVAVISYFLTRNEKLDTQDGYFLGGRSLGAWVIAGSLLLTNLSTEQLVGLNADGYKFNMSVMGWEVGSSIALVLVAFFLLPRYLKGGITTIPDFLEKRFDSGTKQIVTLLFLFGYVLNLLPPILYSGATALSSIFNVQEVFGVSYETSIWIMVWAIGIIGSIYAIFGGLKAVAVSDTINGIGLLIGGLLIPFLGLTMLGDGSPIAGFQSIAENTPEKLNSIGSNTDPVPFSTMFTGMLLVNLFYWGTAQHIIQRALAAKNLKEGQKGLVITAFLKLLGPVFLILPGIIAYNIFGPGLEPMEAYPKLVNHVLPTPLVGFFAAVLFGAILSSFNSALNSSVTLFALNIYKPFVRPNATDAQVVKNGKIVGTFLAIFAMCVAPLIMFVPQGFFQYLQIVNGFYNVPILTIIIVGYATKRVPAIAAKISLALFISVYAITQLVWDTGIHFLHILAVLFVLCVGLMLLIGKIWPKDTVYELEDEKVVDMTPWKLLYPMGFAAVVAMITVYVLFSSAGFANG